In Saprospiraceae bacterium, a genomic segment contains:
- the trxA gene encoding thioredoxin, with protein MEIKENKSFQSILQAENLVLVDFFTEWCGPCKMMAPVIDKIKSKTGDHIRIFKVDVDKNPSVVNKYHIRGVPTLILFHRGNIVWQHSGMISEESLLQIIKSNLN; from the coding sequence ATGGAAATCAAAGAAAATAAAAGTTTTCAAAGCATCCTACAGGCCGAAAATCTGGTGTTGGTAGATTTTTTCACCGAGTGGTGTGGCCCCTGTAAGATGATGGCACCTGTGATCGATAAAATAAAATCCAAAACAGGTGATCACATCAGAATCTTCAAAGTAGATGTTGATAAGAATCCATCCGTTGTGAATAAATATCATATCAGGGGCGTACCCACACTTATCCTGTTCCATCGCGGCAACATTGTCTGGCAACATTCAGGAATGATTTCTGAAGAATCATTACTTCAAATAATTAAGTCGAACTTAAACTAA
- a CDS encoding MBL fold metallo-hydrolase yields MKIQQIYTGCLAQGAYYIESEGEAAIIDPLREVQPYIDMAEKNGTRIKYVFETHFHADFVSGHKDLAEKTAAQIVYGPTEIETGFECLKASDGMVFNIGKIQLKLLHTPGHTLESSCYLLTDEEGIDKAIFTGDTLFIGDVGRPDLAQKLVKDLTQDMLAGMLYDSLRNKIMPLSDDIIVYPAHGAGSACGKNMSKETSDTLGHQKLTNYALQTEMTKDEFIKELTSGLIAPPSYFPKNVMLNIQGYDRIDEVMERGARSLSAETFQLIAQETSALILDTRKPQRFNKGFIPGSINIGIDGNFAVWVGTLIPDIQQEILIVAEPEREKEVVMRLARVGYDHAIGYLEGGMESWINHNYPIDQIHSISAEELHAIKNENPDINILDVRKKSEYDSEHILDAQNAPLDFINESMESIDKNKTYYVHCAGGYRSMVFCSILKARGYDNLIEINGGFQAIQKTAKFQLTEYVCPTTLL; encoded by the coding sequence ATGAAAATTCAACAAATTTATACGGGTTGCCTTGCTCAGGGAGCATATTACATTGAAAGCGAAGGAGAAGCAGCAATTATAGACCCTTTGCGCGAAGTACAACCATATATCGATATGGCTGAGAAAAATGGCACAAGGATCAAATACGTTTTTGAAACCCATTTTCACGCTGATTTTGTATCGGGACACAAAGATCTTGCTGAAAAAACAGCTGCCCAAATAGTATATGGACCCACTGAAATTGAAACGGGTTTTGAATGTTTAAAGGCCTCTGACGGAATGGTTTTTAATATCGGAAAGATCCAACTTAAACTTTTGCATACACCGGGACATACGCTTGAAAGTTCTTGTTACCTGCTCACTGATGAAGAAGGAATTGATAAGGCCATCTTCACCGGAGACACCTTATTTATTGGTGATGTTGGCAGACCGGATCTAGCACAGAAATTGGTCAAAGACTTGACTCAGGATATGTTGGCAGGAATGTTATATGATTCCCTTCGCAACAAAATCATGCCGCTTTCTGATGATATTATAGTTTATCCGGCTCACGGTGCGGGGAGTGCTTGCGGAAAAAACATGAGTAAAGAAACATCTGACACCCTTGGTCATCAAAAGTTGACCAACTATGCACTCCAAACGGAAATGACTAAAGATGAATTTATAAAAGAATTAACCAGTGGTTTAATAGCTCCCCCTTCTTATTTTCCAAAAAATGTTATGCTCAACATTCAGGGTTATGATCGCATTGATGAGGTGATGGAAAGAGGTGCCAGATCCCTTTCGGCGGAAACTTTTCAACTCATAGCTCAGGAAACTTCCGCATTGATATTAGACACCAGGAAACCACAACGGTTCAACAAAGGATTCATCCCGGGTTCGATCAACATTGGAATCGATGGCAACTTCGCTGTTTGGGTAGGTACATTGATCCCGGACATCCAACAAGAAATACTGATTGTAGCAGAGCCGGAAAGAGAAAAAGAAGTTGTCATGCGCCTGGCCAGAGTAGGTTACGATCACGCGATAGGTTACCTAGAAGGTGGAATGGAGTCCTGGATAAACCATAACTATCCAATTGATCAAATTCATTCCATCTCGGCAGAGGAATTGCATGCCATAAAAAATGAAAATCCAGATATCAATATTCTGGATGTTCGGAAAAAAAGTGAATATGATTCAGAACATATTTTGGATGCACAAAATGCGCCTCTTGATTTTATCAATGAAAGTATGGAAAGCATTGACAAAAACAAAACATATTATGTTCACTGTGCCGGAGGATATCGATCGATGGTTTTCTGCAGCATTTTAAAAGCGCGCGGATATGATAACTTAATTGAAATAAATGGTGGTTTTCAGGCCATTCAAAAAACAGCCAAGTTTCAGCTCACCGAATACGTTTGTCCTACGACATTGTTATAG
- a CDS encoding sterol desaturase family protein, whose product MMSYVEIALNAYKSYAAYLWHEISSPSWHSYFYWLIGISIFAFTLELLFPWRKQQGKFREDFWLDAFYMFFNFFIFSLIAYNALSEVVVTLFSDFLGLFGIQNLVAIEISSWPLWSKLVVLFILRDFIQWNVHRMLHYFPTLWEFHKVHHSVQQMGFAAHLRYHFMETIIYRTVEYIPLAMIGFGLTDFFIVHIFALAIGHLNHSNIYLPLGPLQYIFNSPQMHIWHHAEHLPANSKGVNYGLTLSIWDYIFNTVYMPKSGRDEKLGFENVDQFAKGFVQQSLSPFKNILKKKGASSD is encoded by the coding sequence ATGATGTCCTATGTTGAAATTGCTTTAAACGCATACAAATCTTATGCAGCCTATCTTTGGCATGAAATCAGCTCACCGTCCTGGCATAGTTATTTTTATTGGCTCATAGGGATATCCATATTCGCATTTACTTTAGAATTGTTGTTTCCATGGCGAAAACAACAAGGAAAATTTCGTGAAGATTTTTGGTTGGATGCCTTTTATATGTTTTTTAATTTTTTTATTTTTTCCTTGATTGCATACAACGCTTTATCTGAAGTTGTTGTGACGCTGTTTAGTGATTTTCTGGGATTATTTGGAATTCAGAATTTAGTAGCCATTGAAATATCCAGTTGGCCTTTGTGGAGTAAATTGGTCGTGCTTTTTATACTCCGCGATTTTATACAATGGAATGTCCACAGGATGTTACATTACTTTCCAACCTTATGGGAGTTTCATAAAGTACACCATTCCGTACAACAAATGGGCTTTGCCGCTCATTTGCGTTATCATTTTATGGAGACCATCATCTATAGAACTGTAGAGTATATCCCACTTGCGATGATTGGATTTGGATTGACGGATTTTTTCATCGTACATATTTTTGCCTTAGCCATCGGGCATCTCAATCATTCAAATATATACTTGCCCTTAGGTCCCCTACAATACATTTTCAATTCTCCTCAAATGCATATCTGGCACCACGCTGAACACTTACCAGCGAATTCTAAAGGCGTGAATTATGGATTAACCTTGAGCATATGGGATTATATATTCAATACTGTTTATATGCCAAAATCAGGAAGAGATGAAAAACTCGGATTCGAAAATGTTGATCAATTTGCAAAAGGATTTGTGCAACAATCTTTGAGCCCTTTTAAAAATATTTTGAAGAAAAAAGGGGCTTCATCTGACTAA
- a CDS encoding DUF3667 domain-containing protein, whose protein sequence is MEKIDNCPKCGSELQGPFCSQCGRPARSRAIQFGSFFNVVFEYLTNWERKLFTTIKELFRRPGLVIQSFIEKDREQFYHPIKFLLFWASINFLISQWLGVSAFSPNESQNEFEQRISKIFEEYGSFLWILCLPFTALGNYIIWRSKDPKFVHHSIFAAYLIGMNLLISIPLFFLKRYIPDPIWLQKILPPLLTLCMCTYFVYNWSKRNWLIALLAGILIFFFTFIGMFFYFMLAYILVSLSI, encoded by the coding sequence ATGGAGAAGATTGATAATTGTCCAAAGTGCGGATCTGAACTTCAAGGACCATTTTGCAGTCAGTGCGGACGACCTGCCCGATCCAGAGCTATTCAGTTTGGTTCCTTTTTTAATGTCGTTTTTGAGTATTTAACGAATTGGGAACGGAAATTATTTACAACGATTAAAGAGCTGTTTCGAAGACCCGGGTTAGTGATTCAAAGCTTCATAGAAAAGGATAGAGAACAGTTTTATCACCCCATAAAGTTTTTACTTTTTTGGGCTTCGATCAATTTTTTAATCTCGCAGTGGTTAGGAGTAAGTGCGTTTAGTCCGAATGAAAGTCAGAATGAATTTGAGCAGAGAATTTCAAAGATATTTGAAGAGTATGGTTCGTTTTTGTGGATTTTGTGTTTGCCGTTTACAGCATTGGGTAACTATATCATTTGGCGTTCCAAAGACCCTAAATTTGTACATCATAGCATTTTTGCTGCTTATCTTATTGGAATGAATTTGCTCATCAGTATTCCGCTGTTTTTTCTTAAAAGATATATTCCGGATCCAATATGGTTGCAAAAAATATTACCCCCTTTGTTGACTTTATGTATGTGCACTTATTTTGTTTATAACTGGTCAAAAAGGAATTGGCTAATCGCTTTATTAGCAGGTATACTTATATTTTTCTTTACATTTATAGGGATGTTTTTCTATTTTATGTTGGCTTATATCTTAGTAAGTTTAAGTATTTAG
- a CDS encoding heavy-metal-associated domain-containing protein, with the protein MKEVCLKIDQIKCSGCISTIKDKLREQADISNISGELQTKEIKFTIAEEIKLTEILNILTKIGFPANEVS; encoded by the coding sequence ATGAAAGAAGTATGTCTTAAAATAGATCAAATTAAGTGCAGTGGATGCATTAGCACTATAAAAGATAAATTGCGGGAACAAGCAGACATATCCAACATTAGCGGAGAGCTGCAAACGAAAGAAATAAAATTCACAATCGCCGAAGAAATAAAGCTGACAGAAATCCTAAATATTTTAACGAAAATAGGATTTCCTGCGAATGAAGTAAGTTAG
- a CDS encoding T9SS type A sorting domain-containing protein gives MHKFFTKSILSICCMSFVILQAQTVLTNKIQPSVGDSLYFALDSTTVGISYGTPGPNQEWDFRNLKITASRSEVYRPASAGNQAARFPSADAVLIQGINEQYFKFYADRIELLGTATLGGGPLPGVGGANVFPKPVVIQKFPEAYLDELMYVTSNTVTLPSSILPDSLLNSLPLRPDSFRIIFSQRFQKIADAWGELKLPAKNWNVLREKRTTTGSTKIEAKVAILGWVDVTALASGIFGGLFGNINNTSYAFVSNETKGVVAQVNVDTLGNILTISYKPDDKTYTDVSNLKIKGALKVYPNPTSDYLTIEMPNKHYQYSHYEIVDLKGKMVKRILATTDFINLTDIESGIYFLRVYQKKTSNPIYEQSFVKK, from the coding sequence ATGCATAAATTTTTTACAAAATCAATTTTGTCCATTTGCTGCATGAGCTTTGTAATTCTGCAAGCTCAAACGGTACTTACCAACAAAATCCAGCCATCGGTTGGCGATTCACTTTATTTTGCACTGGATTCAACAACTGTTGGAATCAGTTATGGCACACCGGGACCAAACCAGGAGTGGGATTTTAGAAATCTAAAAATTACAGCCAGCAGATCCGAAGTATACAGGCCCGCCTCAGCTGGCAATCAAGCTGCTCGTTTTCCATCTGCAGATGCAGTTTTGATACAAGGAATCAACGAACAGTATTTTAAATTTTATGCAGACCGGATTGAGTTGTTGGGAACAGCAACTTTAGGCGGCGGACCATTGCCGGGAGTTGGTGGAGCCAATGTATTTCCTAAACCTGTAGTTATCCAAAAATTTCCGGAAGCATATCTGGATGAATTGATGTATGTCACTTCTAATACGGTCACACTTCCTTCTTCGATACTTCCTGACAGCCTTTTAAATTCATTGCCTCTGAGACCTGATTCTTTTAGAATTATTTTCAGCCAACGATTTCAAAAGATAGCGGATGCCTGGGGAGAACTCAAGTTGCCGGCTAAAAACTGGAATGTACTCCGCGAAAAAAGAACGACTACGGGATCAACTAAAATCGAAGCGAAAGTAGCTATACTGGGTTGGGTCGATGTTACTGCATTGGCATCAGGAATTTTTGGCGGCCTCTTTGGAAACATCAATAATACTTCATATGCATTTGTAAGTAATGAGACGAAAGGTGTTGTTGCACAAGTCAATGTGGATACGCTAGGCAATATTCTAACGATCAGCTATAAACCGGATGATAAAACGTATACAGATGTTTCAAATTTAAAAATAAAAGGAGCTCTTAAGGTTTATCCCAACCCAACTTCCGACTACCTCACCATTGAAATGCCAAATAAGCATTATCAGTATTCGCATTATGAAATTGTAGACCTGAAAGGTAAAATGGTTAAACGCATTTTGGCAACAACAGATTTTATAAATTTAACAGATATAGAATCCGGCATATATTTCCTTCGTGTTTATCAAAAGAAAACATCAAATCCTATTTATGAACAGTCGTTTGTAAAAAAATAG
- a CDS encoding T9SS type A sorting domain-containing protein: MEIYPNPFSDRLIIKSKAEPIYKLKIQLFELGGKEILIRDQRQFGQQLELKLNHLQKGSYILKCSNGSKVFEYKINRI; this comes from the coding sequence TTGGAAATCTATCCTAATCCTTTTTCTGACAGACTTATCATCAAATCCAAAGCAGAACCCATCTATAAATTAAAAATTCAATTGTTTGAATTGGGTGGCAAAGAAATATTAATCAGAGATCAAAGGCAATTTGGACAGCAGCTTGAATTGAAGTTAAATCATTTGCAAAAGGGCAGTTATATTTTGAAATGTAGCAATGGAAGCAAAGTATTCGAATATAAAATAAATCGAATATAG
- a CDS encoding OsmC family protein produces the protein MEFTHYYKVDAQWNQLRKGTIHSAELSDSVVVATPPPFPGGIEKIWSPEHLLVAAVNSCLMTTFLAIAENSKLEFSDYRCNATGKLEKVEGKYAISEIVLEPVITIKNENDREKAERIIHKSESACLISNSIKSTVILQATIIVNA, from the coding sequence ATGGAATTTACACATTATTACAAAGTAGATGCACAATGGAATCAGTTGCGCAAAGGTACCATTCATTCTGCTGAACTCAGCGATTCTGTTGTAGTTGCAACACCACCTCCTTTTCCCGGTGGAATTGAAAAAATTTGGTCTCCGGAACACTTGTTAGTTGCGGCTGTCAATAGTTGTCTGATGACTACTTTTTTGGCTATCGCCGAAAACTCCAAACTTGAATTTTCAGACTATAGATGTAATGCCACCGGAAAACTTGAAAAAGTGGAAGGCAAATACGCGATTTCCGAAATTGTGCTTGAACCTGTTATCACGATTAAAAATGAAAATGACCGCGAAAAAGCTGAACGCATCATCCATAAAAGCGAATCAGCATGTTTAATCTCCAACTCTATTAAATCTACCGTAATATTGCAAGCAACTATCATTGTAAATGCTTAA
- a CDS encoding Crp/Fnr family transcriptional regulator has translation MSFEKRLEELFELSLAEELVQKAQFMQIASGERIIDSGQIIRKMPLVLEGSIKVSRIDDEGNEIFLYNLMPMEICAMTITCCMQHHPSEIKAEADGNLFLYAIPIQLMDEWLLKYPSWKSFIMRNMKLRFDELLKTIDQIAFQKLDERLIYYLKEKSKIAGSSLINLSHQQIAEDLASSRVVISRLLKKLENDQRLLLYRNQIKLLQGFEKL, from the coding sequence TTGTCATTTGAAAAAAGACTGGAAGAACTATTTGAATTATCATTAGCCGAAGAATTGGTCCAAAAAGCTCAATTCATGCAAATTGCATCAGGAGAGCGCATTATAGATTCTGGGCAGATCATCAGAAAAATGCCTTTGGTTTTGGAAGGCTCGATTAAAGTAAGTCGCATTGATGATGAAGGCAATGAGATATTTTTATATAATCTGATGCCCATGGAAATTTGTGCCATGACCATCACTTGTTGTATGCAACATCATCCTAGTGAAATTAAAGCCGAAGCTGATGGCAATTTATTTCTTTACGCCATTCCAATACAACTGATGGACGAGTGGTTGCTCAAATATCCAAGTTGGAAAAGTTTCATCATGCGCAACATGAAACTCAGGTTTGATGAATTGTTGAAAACCATAGACCAGATCGCTTTTCAAAAACTCGACGAAAGACTCATCTATTACCTGAAAGAAAAATCAAAAATTGCAGGGTCTAGCCTGATCAATCTTTCGCACCAGCAAATTGCCGAGGATCTGGCAAGCTCCAGAGTAGTAATTTCAAGACTTTTGAAAAAATTGGAAAATGATCAAAGACTTTTGCTTTACCGAAACCAGATCAAACTTTTGCAAGGATTTGAAAAGCTTTAA
- a CDS encoding S46 family peptidase: MWLPLFLKALNEKEMKSMGMKISAEDIYSVNKGSLKDAIVHFGGGCTSEIISNQGLLLTNHHCGYGYIQSFTSLENNYIRDGFWAKNHKEELPCKGLTATIIVRIDDVTGQILKEVDPLWDENRRRNKIDANIEKLKLLIEKRKDQDVFIRGFYNNNQFFAFVTDNYKDVRMVGAPPESIGKFGADTDNWVWPRHTGDFALFRIYADADNRPAAYSSDNKPYVPKHFLPVSIAGVQDGDFTMVFGFPGRTNEYLTKEGVRQQIEVLNPVRISLRDKTLKIMDKHMRADAQAKIQYSSKYAGIANAWKKWIGENLGIRVSKGLDKKDKEDKTFQIAVDAKPEFKMHRSLISDLDFRYKRLEPFAYAREYYLETFYRNIDLVTYYRLMAGLIDTYEGRGEEIFNTRKQAILDNIEGHFKDFDAKIDREIFSSLLEQFHKEMNPAFVFSYLKEGLNRHQNDYVKFTTELYHSSKFTQKESLAELMRLPYKEWIIQVKRDSLWKFYDEMKFYLDNDLYKLCGELEDQIAELRRKHMAALLQVFPERRFYPDANSTLRVTYGNVEGYQPKDAVMYKSQTYLDGVLEKYIPGDYEFDVPKKLQQLYRDKDYGIYGENGKMPLAFIGSNHTTGGNSGSPAIDAHGNLIGLNFDRVWEGTMSDINYDRSICRNIMVDARYILFIIDKFAGAKWLVDEMKLVKPKKRRK, encoded by the coding sequence ATGTGGTTGCCCTTGTTTCTGAAAGCCTTGAACGAAAAGGAAATGAAATCAATGGGAATGAAAATATCGGCAGAAGATATTTACAGCGTCAACAAAGGTTCATTGAAGGATGCCATTGTTCATTTCGGCGGTGGTTGCACGTCTGAGATCATTTCCAATCAGGGTCTTTTACTCACGAATCACCATTGTGGCTATGGTTATATTCAGTCCTTTACGAGTTTGGAAAATAATTACATAAGGGATGGGTTTTGGGCTAAAAACCATAAAGAAGAATTGCCCTGCAAAGGACTGACCGCAACCATCATTGTGCGCATTGACGATGTTACGGGCCAGATTTTAAAAGAGGTTGATCCATTATGGGATGAGAATCGACGCAGAAATAAGATTGATGCGAATATTGAGAAACTAAAGCTACTCATTGAAAAGAGAAAAGATCAGGACGTATTCATTAGAGGATTTTATAACAACAATCAATTTTTTGCATTTGTAACAGATAACTATAAGGATGTCAGGATGGTGGGAGCGCCACCTGAATCTATTGGAAAATTTGGTGCCGATACTGACAACTGGGTATGGCCACGGCATACAGGTGATTTTGCACTCTTCCGCATTTATGCGGACGCCGATAATAGGCCGGCAGCTTATTCATCTGACAATAAACCATATGTGCCCAAACATTTTCTCCCGGTTTCCATTGCAGGTGTGCAGGATGGTGATTTTACAATGGTGTTCGGTTTTCCGGGAAGAACCAATGAATATTTAACTAAAGAAGGTGTTCGACAACAAATAGAAGTATTAAATCCCGTGCGCATTTCTCTTCGCGACAAGACCCTTAAAATCATGGATAAGCATATGAGAGCTGATGCTCAAGCCAAAATCCAGTATTCATCTAAATATGCTGGAATAGCAAATGCCTGGAAAAAATGGATCGGTGAGAATTTGGGTATTCGCGTTAGTAAAGGTTTAGACAAAAAGGATAAAGAGGACAAAACTTTTCAAATAGCTGTAGATGCAAAACCTGAATTTAAAATGCACCGCTCATTGATCTCGGATTTGGATTTTAGATACAAAAGACTTGAGCCGTTTGCTTATGCAAGAGAATACTACTTAGAAACCTTTTACAGAAATATTGATTTGGTAACTTATTATCGCCTGATGGCGGGATTGATCGATACCTATGAGGGTAGGGGAGAAGAAATTTTTAATACACGCAAACAAGCTATCCTCGATAATATAGAAGGTCATTTTAAAGACTTTGATGCAAAAATTGATCGGGAAATATTTTCCAGTCTGCTTGAACAATTCCACAAAGAAATGAATCCCGCATTTGTATTTTCATATCTAAAGGAAGGATTAAATCGCCATCAAAACGATTATGTAAAGTTTACAACAGAGCTTTATCATTCCAGTAAATTTACACAAAAAGAATCTTTGGCGGAATTGATGCGACTGCCTTACAAAGAATGGATCATCCAGGTGAAACGAGATTCTTTGTGGAAGTTTTACGATGAAATGAAATTTTATTTAGACAATGATTTATACAAATTATGCGGAGAACTGGAAGATCAAATTGCAGAGTTGCGTCGCAAACACATGGCTGCATTGTTACAGGTTTTTCCGGAACGTCGATTTTATCCTGATGCCAATTCTACCTTGCGGGTAACTTATGGCAATGTGGAAGGCTACCAACCCAAAGATGCAGTGATGTATAAGAGTCAAACATATCTGGATGGTGTTTTGGAAAAATATATCCCTGGCGATTACGAATTCGATGTGCCCAAAAAATTGCAACAATTATACCGCGATAAAGACTATGGAATCTACGGCGAAAATGGTAAGATGCCGCTTGCCTTCATCGGGAGCAATCACACCACCGGCGGAAATTCAGGAAGTCCTGCCATCGATGCACATGGCAACCTCATCGGATTAAATTTTGACCGCGTTTGGGAAGGTACGATGAGCGATATCAATTACGACCGGAGTATATGTCGCAACATCATGGTAGATGCCCGGTATATCCTTTTTATTATCGACAAATTCGCCGGCGCCAAATGGCTGGTCGACGAAATGAAATTGGTAAAACCGAAGAAGAGGAGGAAGTAG
- a CDS encoding T9SS type A sorting domain-containing protein, translating into MTIEFKGSDSRQSFEIFNHSGCLQERILSNGVTKLTIDVADVIPGIYFLNVNTKQGSLVWKFVKI; encoded by the coding sequence ATGACTATAGAATTTAAGGGCTCAGATTCTCGGCAAAGTTTTGAAATCTTCAATCATTCGGGTTGTTTGCAAGAAAGAATTTTAAGCAATGGAGTGACTAAGTTAACAATCGATGTTGCTGATGTAATTCCGGGTATTTATTTTCTAAATGTCAATACCAAACAAGGAAGTCTTGTTTGGAAATTTGTAAAAATTTGA
- the acs gene encoding acetate--CoA ligase: MSYPFQIQSYDQYKEVYFKSINDPDQFWDEIAQHFSWHQKWNQVSETDMERADSKWFIGAKLNITENCLDRHLIDKADQIALLWEPNDPKEAIRKLSYSELHEQVCIAAQMLRNHGVKKGDRVCIYMGMIPELVIAMLACARIGAIHSIIFGGFSAQSIVDRVFDAQATFIITCDGAFRGGKDIQLKSIVDEALERIDSINKIFVVQRTNCKPHMEPGRDLWWHEEMDKTDRYSALSAKAESMDAEDMLFILYTSGSTGKPKGVVHTCGGYMVYASYSFVNVFQYKPGQIHFCTADIGWITGHSYIVYGPLCSGATTLMFEGIPTWPDAGRFWDIVDRHQVNILYTAPTAIRSLMTFGSEPLKGKSLASLKVLGSVGEPINEEAWEWYSKEIGKNNCPIADTWWQTETGGILLSNLAGVTPQKASYATLPLPGIIPVLLNEKGEEISSPHVNGYLCLKNSWPSMIRTTYGNHERCRLTYFDQYKGYYFTGDGAFKDENGFLRISGRVDDVLKISGHRIGTAEVENAINQHPNIIESAVVGIPHSIKGQGIYAFVVHEQEISGKTILQDEINELLSEQIGPIAKTEKIQLVSGLPKTRSGKIMRRILRKIAEGDIDQLGDTSTLLDPNIVEEIIKGRIH, translated from the coding sequence ATGAGTTATCCATTCCAAATTCAATCTTACGACCAGTACAAAGAAGTATATTTTAAAAGTATAAATGATCCAGATCAATTCTGGGATGAAATTGCTCAACATTTTAGCTGGCATCAAAAATGGAATCAAGTTTCTGAGACAGATATGGAGCGGGCTGATTCGAAGTGGTTCATTGGAGCTAAATTAAATATTACCGAAAATTGTCTTGACCGGCATCTCATTGATAAAGCAGATCAAATTGCACTGCTATGGGAACCCAATGATCCTAAGGAGGCGATCAGAAAGTTGAGCTATTCCGAATTGCACGAACAGGTTTGTATCGCTGCTCAAATGTTAAGGAATCATGGAGTCAAGAAAGGTGACCGGGTTTGTATTTATATGGGAATGATTCCAGAATTGGTCATTGCCATGTTAGCTTGTGCAAGAATAGGAGCCATACACAGCATTATTTTTGGTGGGTTTAGTGCACAAAGTATCGTTGACAGGGTTTTTGATGCCCAGGCAACATTTATCATAACTTGCGATGGAGCTTTCCGCGGCGGCAAAGATATTCAGTTGAAATCAATCGTAGACGAAGCCCTGGAACGCATTGACAGTATCAATAAAATTTTTGTTGTTCAAAGAACAAACTGCAAACCGCATATGGAACCCGGCCGCGATTTATGGTGGCATGAAGAAATGGACAAAACGGATCGTTATTCTGCATTATCTGCAAAAGCAGAATCCATGGATGCAGAAGATATGTTATTTATTTTATACACATCCGGATCTACGGGAAAACCTAAAGGAGTGGTCCACACTTGCGGAGGATATATGGTTTATGCTAGTTATAGTTTTGTAAATGTATTTCAATATAAACCTGGACAGATTCATTTTTGCACGGCCGATATTGGCTGGATCACCGGACATAGTTATATTGTTTATGGACCCTTGTGCTCCGGTGCAACCACACTGATGTTTGAAGGCATTCCCACCTGGCCTGATGCCGGGCGTTTTTGGGATATCGTAGATAGACATCAGGTAAACATTTTGTATACAGCTCCAACTGCCATCCGAAGTTTAATGACTTTTGGATCAGAACCCCTCAAAGGAAAATCTTTGGCAAGTTTGAAGGTATTGGGAAGTGTTGGTGAACCCATCAATGAGGAAGCCTGGGAGTGGTACTCTAAAGAAATAGGAAAAAATAATTGTCCCATTGCAGACACCTGGTGGCAAACTGAAACCGGAGGAATTCTCCTTTCAAATCTGGCTGGTGTTACTCCGCAAAAAGCATCCTATGCCACACTCCCACTACCTGGAATTATACCGGTATTACTCAATGAGAAAGGGGAAGAAATTTCAAGTCCTCATGTGAACGGCTATTTATGTTTAAAAAATTCATGGCCATCCATGATAAGAACGACTTATGGAAATCATGAGCGCTGCCGGCTTACATATTTCGATCAATATAAAGGATATTACTTCACAGGCGATGGCGCCTTCAAAGATGAAAACGGCTTTCTGAGAATCAGTGGGCGCGTCGATGATGTGCTTAAAATTAGTGGCCATCGCATCGGAACTGCAGAAGTTGAAAATGCTATAAATCAACATCCCAATATCATTGAAAGTGCAGTGGTTGGGATCCCCCATTCCATTAAAGGACAAGGAATTTATGCCTTTGTTGTACACGAACAGGAAATTTCAGGAAAGACCATACTACAGGATGAAATTAATGAGTTATTAAGCGAACAAATTGGCCCTATTGCCAAAACAGAAAAAATTCAACTCGTGAGTGGACTCCCTAAAACGAGAAGTGGTAAAATTATGAGAAGGATCCTGCGGAAAATCGCTGAAGGCGATATTGATCAATTAGGGGATACCAGCACTTTACTGGATCCCAACATTGTCGAAGAAATCATAAAAGGCAGAATTCACTGA
- a CDS encoding rhodanese-like domain-containing protein, producing the protein MIQFLKKMFSNTKVDYKQIVKAGAIILDVRTPAEFSGGHIPGSLNIPLQDLNKKLSKLDKNKTIISCCASGMRSAAARKLLLENGFVNVYNGGGWHSLSHKIK; encoded by the coding sequence ATGATACAATTCTTAAAAAAAATGTTTTCAAATACAAAAGTTGACTATAAACAAATTGTAAAAGCTGGTGCAATCATACTTGATGTCAGGACTCCTGCAGAATTTTCTGGAGGGCATATTCCCGGTAGTTTAAACATACCCTTACAAGACTTGAACAAAAAGCTGAGTAAACTGGATAAAAACAAAACCATTATAAGCTGTTGCGCGTCGGGTATGCGGAGTGCAGCTGCCAGAAAATTATTGCTTGAAAATGGTTTCGTAAATGTATACAATGGCGGTGGTTGGCATTCGCTATCTCATAAAATCAAATAA